In the genome of Corvus cornix cornix isolate S_Up_H32 chromosome 7, ASM73873v5, whole genome shotgun sequence, the window TGGTGGATTTGGCAAGTCCTCAGCTCCTTCACTCAGCCAcgtctgcagcctctcccaaggCTTCTCGGGATAGGTCTCAAAGTCCCAGCTGTTGAAGTAGTGGCGTCACTTTTCTCAGGAGCTGATGCTGACTGTGCCTTCTCATTTCGGGGTCCTGTAGTATGGCACCACTTtgctggacacagctctggTCAGTGATGCAGCGATGACTTGTCCCTGTTGTTGCAGGACATTCTGTAGCATTGCAGTCCACGTTtattcccagagcaggaactgtgaaGGGGTTAATAACAACTGTGCGATGTTGATGCAGTCCTTTGAACACAGGACATCTGCTGTAAAGATAGactgcaaaatgctttgtgtAGATAAGTTAGCAAGCTTTTTGATTACTTCTTGTATCAGTTCTTGGTGTTTCTCCCCGTCCTGGGGCCGCTTCTGGGCGGCTTTGGCTTTGCAGGAGACGAAACCGCAGAAGCCGCACTGCTGCCGGACGTCCCACTGTTCGGCGGGGGGGGGGTTACTCTCTGCCGCTTTTGGCTGGGTTTTAGGACCTCTGCGTTGCTCTGCCACTTTTGGCTGGACAGCAGGACTGTCTGTGTCTCCTTGgcctgcctgtgccctgccccCTGGATCAGGTGTCCCAGCTTCCGCGTTCGCAGCCATTCCTCCCTCGGTTGTCGGAAGGGTAACATCCGGCTCTGCCGAGTTTagcagctcctgcactgagCGGACGCGCGCCACTGCGTTTTTAACCAGTTTTCTCGTGGCCAGCCCGAAGGACCATGCTACCCTGGACTCTGCTCTGGTCTCTGGCCGCCGCTCCATAAGACCCCAGTCTGTtcctttcccagagctgctACTCTCTAAAGCCCCTatggcagccacagccactgtCCTCTCTGCGTTCATCTCTGCAAGAGTGCTAGTTACTGCCCTCCAGGTTAAGCCGAGGGCTTTAGCTTCTTTAGCTGCCTTTCCTCCCTCAATCGTGGACAGCCACAATTTATATCCAACTTCCCCCCACGCTTCGGTTGAAAACAAACGCGAAGTGTAACTCAATAATCTGTGTTCCTGGGCCCACGTAACGAGGGCATTCATATCTCGGTCTTTTACGATCTCACCTCTCATAGAGAGAATATTAGCTAGGAGTCGAGGTCCTGCCCCGTAGTCCATAGCTTCTGTGCTGCGGGTGTTCGCTCGGCCGCGCGAAAATACGGTCTCCGGCCACTCGGCTTAGAGGTTTAGCCCCCAGCTTTACTCGGCTTTGGGACTTATCCTCTGGCTTTCTATTCTGCTTTGAGACCGGGCCCCCGGCTTTACTCGGCTTCGGGGCCACCCGCTCTGGTTCCCCTGTCTCCGCCGCACCGATACGATGAAATACGGAGTCTTACCGCATTGAAGCGAACCTGCCTGAAGCAAAACTCACTCGGGTCCCTGCTGTTCGGGCGCCACGTGTAGCGGGGGGGGGTCCCGGGAGCaggggaatccagccagagtcatGATACGAACACtgatacgatttgagcatcgtgctcccCTCTTATTATTCCGTtacaccaagttatacttttccaaagttcacgcccctttctcatgagaaagcctctaagcagtgggggagctgaccagtgtatatcttttcccaaggctgttcaaggctgccagCTAGCAGGTACCTTGcaagcctgttttcagcctgaggccccatcaggggtacttctgcaacagtcctgggatgcccaagccctcctggggtatcctatattccacaaggaatccctctacagtGCTGGCCATCAGGCTCACCTCCACAAGGAATGCCAGGGCAGGCAGATCCCAGCGTGGCTTCtccctgctgagcagcctgAGCAGGTGGAGTGTGATCTGGGAACACAAGGGTATGGAGACACAGGACATTTCCCTGGCAGGGCAAAAAAGGAACCAAAACCCTGAGCTGGGGGGCAAACCTCTCCCAGGACAGACTCACACAGGTCTGGTCTTTCCCCACCAGCCTGCAAGGGGACCTGGGCCCTTTGGCAGGTGTCTGCTCCTGGGCACCCTCCTCTCCCGGCCTTTTGCAGTCTGCTCAGCCATCCCCCAGTGATGAGGCCCTCTGGCCCACGACCACAGTGCTGTGTAGCCAAGATGCCCCTGACACAGCGCTCTGggcctgtgcagctgctgccaccatgGGGAGGATGGCGATGTCTCCTCAAGCTGGCCTGCAGAGTCGCTGCTGCCAAAGACGCTCTGGACACCAGAGAAAAAGCACCAGAGTGtgcacaggaacagcaggacCCAGAATGCCTGTACCTCCTCAGCAAGGTATCTACAGCAACCAGGATGCCAAAAGAGGGGATGCTGTGGGCACAATTTTACATGGTTTGGCAAAAGGCGTCAGGGAAAGCGGTCACAATGGCTTTCTCTTGCCTTGCCAGCCTCACAGCGATGCTtggcagcttcagctgcagcctgtgccccTGACTGACTTCAATGGCCGTGCTTGAGGGCAGACTCACCTTCCACAGTCAGGTGTCCCAAGGCACCGGCATTGGTGCCATCGCTAGAGACTTTGGTGGGACACGAGCCCTGCGCTGCAGCTGCTGACCCTCTCCTCCATTCAGGCACCTTAAAGACACATGCATGAGCTTCTAAACTCTAAATGCAGAATTTCCTCAGAACAAAGGAataagcagcagaagaaaatgctgaagaaaagcagggaCTCGTGGCTGAGGTTCAGGGCTGGAGGGAAGTAAGCACTTTGGTGTCTGCTGAACAGATGGCCCAGGTCACAAGCTCAGGCTCTGCTGGTAGAGGATTCTGCTCTGGTCTTGCTGGAGGCCGTTCCCTACCACTGGACAGCCCTCTGTTGTGCCTGGATCGAGTCTTCTGGAGCCGTGGGAACAGGTGTTTTCCATGTCCTTCGAACAGCAGAAAGTGGCAGGACATGTCTGCTACCAGTGCTTGTCTTGGCTGCTTCTTCATGGTGCTGGGCCCATAATTAGAGACACAGAGCAGGTTCTCACATCACAGAGTTATCCCTATCCTCTGCACCTCCCCAGGTACCTCCCTTGTTCACCAGGGAAAATCACTGCTCATGCCTGTCCATTCCCTTGCCCAGCAGGCACCCAGTTGTGTTTGGGCATGAGCTGCTGGCCGCAGCCAGGTAGGCAGCAAGTGGAGCATTGAGCATCAGAGACTGGGctgatgtttttttccagaaagtaaGAAAACCAGTCAGAAGAACACAAGGAAACTTGACAGTATCTCTGTAAGAATCTAATTGTCCTCTGAGAGTCAACAGTGGATGGTGGTTTTGTGCTGCAGATAATCACTTCCAAGCAAAAATCATTCCAGGAAGGAGCAACAGCTTCTGCCTTCTGACAGATACCAAGTGTTGCCATCAATTGCTCCAGGTGCTCCTGCCAACAGCCGCCTGCAGGAAGGAGCACAGACCCCAATGCATGTTCGGCTTCTGTGGAAGGCCTTgtgcccttcctgctgcagctgcgTCGGCAGCTGTGGGGGCTCCTtctgctgccctgagcaggcAGACCATAGGAGCATCTGCTTATTGTTTTAACTGTTCCTGAAATTCCTCAATGGCTGTCTTAGACACTCGAGGGAACATCTTCCTTGCAAGCTGGGGAAGCTTGGGTGGGGAGGGGGTGTTGCCAGGGCACGTGCCAGTGTGTGCAAGGGCTCTTTGTGACGTGGTGTAGCATGGTCACCATGGGATGGAATGGGACAGGGTGTCCCAGGGCCCTTTGTGACACATGCTGACATAGGGGCTGGCAGAAATGCAGCCACGCCACAGTGCTTGGAGCACACAACAGGACAGGACGGGACAGAGCGGTGCCGTGAGGAGCCCCCACACAGCCAACTCATTCCTTGCTGACCTGGAGCTTTTCCAGGGTGTTACTGTTGCAGGTGACCTTGAGGCCAGACTGTGGGTCGTGGTGACCCATAGCCTTCCcaaggtttttcttttgcaggtgCCCTGGAGGGCAGTCTGCAGGACTTGCTGACAGAGAGCCTTTACAAAATGTCTCCTGTCACTGTGGCAGGAGCCCTCGAGGACAGACTGCAGGACTTACTGTCCTGCAACCTTGCCAAGGCTTCTCTGTTGTAGGTCCCTTCAAGGCACAGCTATAGCACTTGCTCACCCAGAACTTTTCTAAGACATCTCTCTGGCAAGTAGCCATAAATCCAGACATTGACATGGAACAGAGACCCCCCAGCATACCCAAGAAGGTGGAAAAAGGCCCTGGTGCTGCCCCACCTCAGCAACGTAATGAGATGGAGCAGTTCCAACTGCTGCAGAAGGGTGAGTGACAGAGCTGGGCCACAGGGctggtgcctgcagccagcttggccccatcccatcccatcccatcccatcccatcccatcccatcccatcccatcccatcccatcccatcccatcccatcccctgtGGACATGCCCCTGGAAAGGACAGAAGAGGGACTGGGACTGAACCCCCTGAACTCGTGCTCCACCCCCTGGCTatcccagggctgtccctgcctggggggcgcagggctgggctgtgttcTCTggcctctcctgcagctcctcagctctggctgtgcttgCTCTTTGCCAGATGCAGCCATGGATCGGACACAAGAGCAGAACTTTGCCCATAGGTGCTGGCGCTTTATAGGCCAGGTACTGAGAGCCATCCCCACCTTCTCAGCCAAGAATCATGGCTGGAGCACTCAATGGATCATCCCTCTCTTCCCTATTGTTCCTTCTTTTGCAGATGTTTGCAAACCTTACAGGCACTAGGTGTCGAGAGATGATCACCATGCTGACCAGGGCTGCGGCAGAGTCTGACCCCATGTCCACTCAGAGCATAgcttctgctcccagcctggatCTTTTTGGGGAGAGAGTTGTGTCCAGTCCGAGTCAAGTAAGCAGCCTGTGGCCAGGGCTGAGTCCCCCCAGGAATCATGTGGGGCCCCAAGCCAGGTCCACTGGGCCTCCTCAGCCTTTGAGGCCAGCCCAGTGTAGTGGGAAGGGAAGCACTTCTTAGGGGAAGCTGGGTAAGTGTCTGCTCTGACAGCTCTCCAAATCTCTCTGTGCCTTCTCCAGGTGCCAGGCTTTGTTAGGAACATCCACCAGAGGCTTGTGTCCAAAGTGCCTCCAGATGACAGGCTGTTCATGGACATCCTGAGGCTGACTGATGCACACCCCACTGACGTTGCAGTGACCCTCCTGCGCTGTGCCCCATCATGTGACAGGTACAGGGCCCACCTGCCTTGAGGGCTTAGGTTTAACCGGCCTTTAGGGTCCATCACTCTGTACAGCCAGTCCAATGGGGTCTGCTAGACAGGCAGAGAGTTCCAGGAGCCACCAGACCCTCtgtttcccagctctgggatgtcAGCCCCTAAGCCTGCTGCTAGGCTCCTTCCCTACCCCTCAGAGCACTGTGGCTCTGTCACCTGGGCCCCTGTGGCTGCCCAGGCCATAGTGCTCTGGCTGAGACCCTCCGGCACACATCTCTGGTCCTGCAGAGGTGCTGCAATCATGTGGAAGACCATAGCCTCATCAGGAGAAACACTGGACAAGGTGCTGCCAACACTGCTCCTTGTGATGCAGGACTGGCCACTGCACAAAATGTACACCTCTGATGGGGACAATAAGGATGTCTTTGCGCTGGCTGTGAGTTTCTGGAACTGGCCTTTGCTCACCCCTGGgttgctgctccagcagctccccatcctccttcccccactgcATCTCCCTGCCTCAGGATCTGGGCTGAAACCTGGGTTGGAGGCAGGTTCAGGGACACCAGGCCTGGTGCTACCCTGCATCTCCCCTGGCGTCTCTCTTGCACGCTCAGGCCCTGCCACTCAGCACTGAGCGCTGTCTCTGGGTGGTTTGTCCTTTGCAGGGAACCAGGGTGGTTTGGGAGATTCTCCGCCTGCCCTGGTGCCCAGAGCCATTTATGGAATATTCCCCCCATCTCCTCATGGCTCTGCTCTTCCAAGTTTTCATCAGTACAGAGCAGATGCCAGAGGAGATCAGTACTTTCTGGAGGAGATGTCAGAAGGAACATGGCCTTCCCACCAGCATCAACAGGTGCTCCATCCCAGTCCTCCTGTCACTCCCATGTCCCCAGGGCTGAGGCCTGGGCTCCCAGCGTGACCTGGGCTTTCCTCTGCACACAGGTTTGCAGTGCAGACCCTGAAGGCCCTGCTCCGCCGATTGCAGTGTCTGGATTTACTGGTGGCAATGGAGCGCAAGCGTGCCTGGGACACgctgctctgtgctgacacCCACCACTATGCCGTGGGTCTGCTGGCCAGGTGAGAGCCCCTTCTCcccactgctcctcctcttTGTGCCCGGGACACCCCACAGAGTCGCCGTGGTCATGGGCCAGAGGGCCTTGTCACCAAGGGACGGCTGAGCAGACTGGAAAAGGCCAGGAGAAGAGAGTGCCTGGGAACAGCTGCCTCCTAAAGTACCCATGTCCCCTCGCAGGGTGGTGGGGAAAGACCAGACCTATGTGAGTCAGTCATGGGAGAGGTTTGCCCACCCATCTCAGGGCTGATGGTGCCTCTTTCCCCCTGCCAGAGAGATGCGCCGGGTCTCCATCCCCATGTGTTCTGGGACTGCACTCTGCCTGCTCAGGCTGTTCAGCAGGAAGGAGCCACGCTGGGATCTGCCTGCCACAGCATTCCTTGTGGAGGTGAGCCTGATGGCCAGCACTGCCTCGCtgagctgcctcccagctctctgccctcCCGTAGCCGCAGCTGCCTGGGACGGTGCCCGCGCCCTGCGCTGCTGCCTGGGCCCAGCCCTGTGTGCTTCCGGGCTCCTGCCTGATGGCTCCCttgtcactgccctgtgccttTCAGGTCCTCGAGTGCCTGGACTTGAGTGAATGCGGTGACA includes:
- the LOC120410319 gene encoding uncharacterized protein LOC120410319 — its product is MEQRPPSIPKKVEKGPGAAPPQQRNEMEQFQLLQKDAAMDRTQEQNFAHRCWRFIGQMFANLTGTRCREMITMLTRAAAESDPMSTQSIASAPSLDLFGERVVSSPSQVPGFVRNIHQRLVSKVPPDDRLFMDILRLTDAHPTDVAVTLLRCAPSCDRGAAIMWKTIASSGETLDKVLPTLLLVMQDWPLHKMYTSDGDNKDVFALADLG